Genomic window (Chloroflexota bacterium):
TGTCCGCGACATCAAGTTCTACGGATGGAGGCAGTGTGGCGTCTAATACTCGTTCGCCATGCATTTCAAGCTCGATGGAAGCGCCATCCTTGAGGAAGTTTTCGGCATTGCCAAGCAGAGCGCCGTCCACAAGGATTTCGTCGTACGATTCCGTATCCATGAAGTGAAAGACGTCGCCGTCGCGATAGAGGAATTGGGCCGGGCGTTGCTCAAGACGGATTCGGCGAAAGCGGGCGCCGGCATCGCAGGTGCGGTCAATGATGTGGCCTTCTTGCACGTGCCGCAGCTTAAGCCGCACCACCGCGCCGCCGCGGCCCATCTTGATGTGCTTCACGTCCTCCAAGCGATAAATCGTGTCTTCATACTCGATTACGACGCCACGTCGTAGGTTGCCAGTTTCGATCAACGCGTAATGCCTCCTGCAATTTCACTTTTACGAAAAGGTCATCTTTGGCGATCCGGTGAGTGTCTCTGCGCCGTCCTTGCGGAGCAAGACCAGGTCTTCAATGCGCACACCGCCCACGCCGGGCAGGTAAATGCCGGGTTCGATAGAGACAACTGCGCCCTCAGGCAGAGGCGTATCGCCAGCCAGGGGCGAAAGGCGGGGAGCCTCATGAATTTCCAGACCTACCCCATGGCCCAAACCATGGCCGAAGTGGTCGCCGTGTCCCGCGCCCACAATAATTTCGCGAGCCAAGGCATCGGCCTCTACGCCGGTCATGCCCGCGCGCACGTGCGCCGCCGCCTGCTCTTGTGCTTTGAAGACAATTCTGTAAATTGCTTGCATCTCGGGAGAGGGAGTGCCGAGTACCACAGTGCGGGTCATGTCGGAGCAGTACCCATCGGCAACGCAACCAAAGTCCATAACAACGAACGTGTCTCGGGGGATAACGTCGTTTCCCGGCCTGTGGTGCGGCATCGCGCCGTTCGGGCCGGCCGCGACGATAGAGGGGAAAGAGAGTCCCTCGGCGCCGGCCTCCCGCATCAGTATCTCCAAGCGCCACGCTACGTCCTGCTCGGTAACACCGGGATGCAGCCACGTGAGAAGCTCAGCGAGGGCCTCATCGGCAATAGTTATGGCACGCTGGAGCGCGGCAACCTCGTCCGGCTCCTTGGAAACGCGAAGTTTCTCAATTGATCCTTGATACCCTATGAGTTCGACTTCACCGGCAAACGCCTCTCGATATGCATCATGTGTGGCAACACTGACGTGCTCCGATTCGAAGGCTAACCGCCCAATGCCGTGTTGCTTGCTGAGGTCCATAAGCAGGGGAGCAATCTGCCCCGACTGCGGCGCCACCGTAAAGTCCTGGGCCTGTTTTCCCGCCTGTTCGGTGTAGCGGGAATCTGTGATCAAGAGAGCATCGGTAGCGCTAATCAGCAGCCAACCGGAAGAACCGGTGAATCCGGAGACGTAGCGACGGTTGTAGTCGTTGCTTACGAGGAGCGCGTCCGTCTCAGACTCTGAGAGCCAATCGCGGACTCTCTGCAGGCGCTTTGCGGTTGAAGATGGCGGTGAATTCATCGTTCCAACGTTTGCGATAGCTGACGAAACCGTATCTTTTCAATTGTAGCACGCAATCCGGCCCAGAGTTCTGCTATGGCTGAGGTATGGTGATGATTGCACTGAGGCCAATCAGCCAGCGGGCAATCTGGCCGGTCACGTTCACCTCCACCCAAGCGGCAATCACGATAAGAGGGATTACGAGGAAGACATACCCTTTGATGACGTTGATCGCGGCCCAGGCAACACTCTCAAAGAAGCTGAGGGAAGGCACCGGTCGCAAAAAGGACCACGCGAGGCGCAAAGAGAGGGCACTGCCGATCATGATTGCAGGTATTTCGAACACACCATGAGGCAGCACGAGCACGAGCCCAATGAGCAACTGGAATGGACCGGCAAAGTCCACTTGCACAGCCAACATGCCCAGGAGCACACCGGGCAGTGTGACGACGATCAGCGGGTAGAGCCCGAACGTGAGCGTGGCAAGTATAGGACTGAGAAGCAAAATGCGCAGGTTGTTGCCGAGAATTGCTGCGGTGGAAATAGATTCGATGTCACCGAGACGCTCGACTTGCTCGGCATAGACGCGTAGAAGGGACTCAGTCGCAAGAGGGTACAGCTGCCCCAGAGCAGCTCCGGCAACGATGCCGACAAAGAAAAAACCGGCGGTGAAAAGCATCAACCACCGGTTGTATTCTAATAGGGCTGGGATATCTTGCGCGTAGACACGAATCAGAGTGAACCGGCTATTCGCGTCACGGGGGGCGCCGTGTGAGTCACAGACGGCAGTCCCCAGCCAGCGAAGCCGCTGCCGCTTGAGCACAATGTGCTAGCTTTTCTTGGATTCGCCCTCGCTGCTCGCAGCCTGGTCCGAATCCTCCTTCTTCTCGTCATCTTCCTTCTTTGATTCCGCAGAATCAGTAGCCTTCTTTTCGTCATCAGATTCGCTGGGTTCGTCCTCTTCCTTCATCGCCGTGCGGAATTCGCGGATGCTGTTGCCGAGCGAACCGCCGAGACCTGCGATCCGGCTTCCCCCGAAGAGGATGACGATAATCACAAGGATTATGAGGAGCTCTGTCCACCCAAATGTCCCAAGCATTCCCGTTTACCCTTTCATGCCATTGGTCACTTATAGTCTGCACTCCATAATACGCGTCCAGCAACAGAGAATCAAATTCGCGAGTAGACATCCAGGGGGGATGCGTTTCCCGATTAGATACGGCGGACGCCCGTATGAAATGTGCAATACAGGACTTTCGATGAGCCAGTACCCGCTCTTGTCGATGATGCCCCTTGAGCGGCACTGTGGTGAAGAAAGGACGTGCCTGCGGCACGAAATTCGTCTCGACCATGGCAAGTAAGAGGCCCGCGCCTGCGGTTGAAAGGCGGTTGTTTCTCGCATAGTGCTATGCTATCGTGAAGGTAACGCATGGTGCTGCGAAACTCTAGGAATAACCAGGTCGGATGCCACCCCAAATTAAGGCTTGACCCATGAAGCGCAAGCATTTCCTAGCGATTGTCCTATCGTTCTCGCTGGTTGTGACGGTTGGCTCAGGGGCCTTTGCCGCTGGCTTTGCGGCAGGGGGCAAAGGGGGGCCATTGCAGCCATTGGCCGCAGTCCTTTCTGGTGTCCTCCCCGGCGTCTTGCCTGCTTCGCCGCCAGTCGGGCAGGACGAACAGTGGGAACTCTTCTTACAGGTCTGGGAGATTGTATCGCAAGAGTTCTATAAGCAGCCGATAGACCAGGATGCCATGATGCGCGGAGCTATTCGCGGCATGTTGGACACTCTTGGCGATCCCCACACGACGCTGCTTGATCCCTCCGTAAGCCAGCGCGCACGGGAGCAAACCCGACAAAAGTTCCAGGGCATCGGCGCGCGGATCGATGAACGAGACGGCCAGATTTTGATTCATTCGGTATTCAATGATTCACCCGCACAGAACGCCGGCCTAAAGTCCGGAGACATAATCGTGGCAGTGGATGGAACCCTAATAGAGGGCGACACGGTGGAACACACGGCGCTGCGCATTCGCGGCCAAGCCGGAACTGATGTCGTGCTCACGATTAAGCGTGGAGATGACGAGCCGTTTGATGTGACAATCACCCGTGCTGAAGTGGTAATTCCTTCGCTAACGACGGAAACGCTGTCAGGAAACGTGGGCTACATTCGGCTGTGGAGCTTTGGCGCCCTCACGGCTGACGAACTGCACACGACCTTGGAATCACTGATCGATGACGAGGCGCCCGGCCTGATCCTTGATCTGCGCGACAATCCCGGTGGCCTGCTGGGTACGGCAATACGCGTGACGAGCGAATTCTTGGACCGCGGCACAGTGGTCCTCTATGAAGAGCAAGCGCAGCAGCAACGCCCGTATCGGGTGCGCAGCAGCGGTGTGGCTCGCAACATTCCCCTTGTAGTATTGGTAAACGAGCGCAGCGCGAGCGCATCGGAAATCGTTGCCGGCGCCTTGTCCCATTACGGCCGGGCAGTAATCATTGGGGAGCGAACGTATGGCAAGGGTACGGTGCAGCTTCCCCACGACCTGAGCGATGGCTCCCAACTTCGTGTAACGATCGCGCGTTGGCTTACACCGGGAAGGGAGTCTATCTCCGAAGTTGGGATTGCTCCTGACATTGAAATTGAAGCCGATATTATGGATTCCCTCGAAGAGGATGCGGCGGTACAGCGTGCCCTGAAAGAGCTTGCGCAGATCGCTTCTTTACCCAACGTTGCCTAACGGGTGCAATCAATGAAAGAGCAGGCTTTGCGTAGGCGCACCCTGCCCAATGGGCTGCGGGTGGTTGTATTGCCGATGCCCCATACCCGTGCCGCAACCGTCAGCCTCTTCTGTGGGGCCGGGTCTCGCTACGAACCTTACGACCTCATGGGGCTCTCCCACTTCCTGGAGCACATGCTATTTAAAGGCACTTTGCGGCGGCCTGATCCCCAGGAGATAGCGGAAGCAATCGAACGCACCGGCGGTCTCCTGAACGCGAGCACCGGTCGGGAGGCAACGGTCTTTTGGGCGAAAGTGGCGTCTCAGCATCTTCCGATTGCGTTCGATATTCTCGCCGATATTGCCCTTAACCCCGCGCTGAATCCCGATGACGTCGAGCGCGAGCGTGGTGTAATTCTTGAAGAGCTTGAGCTCTACCAAGACACGCCAACCGACTGGGTGCACGTGCTCATGTCGCGTCTGTTGTGGCCGGGGCATCCGCTCGGAGAAGATATAGGCGGTCGTCCAGAGTCCATCATGAACATCACCCGAGACGATCTGTCCAAGCATGTGGAAGACTTCTACCGCGCCAACAATATGGTGCTTGTGGTTGCGGGAGGTGTGGATGCCGATGATGCCTTTGCGCATGCGGAACAGGCATTTGGCGGTCTGCGCAAAGGAACCGGCCCCGCTTGGCTGCCTGCCGTCGCGACGCAACCCGTCGATCGCGTTATCACGCAAGCTGAGGACCATAGCCACGTGCAGCTCTGTATTGGCGGTAAAGGTCTCTCTCACGCTGACCCCGATCGCCATGCTCTGGAACTCCTAAACGCTGCGTTGGGAGATGGTTTGAGTTCACGCTTGGCGGTGGAAGTACGCGAACGGCTTGGACTGGCGTACGACATTTTTACGTACGCAGAGCAGTACTTCGACACGGGCGCATTCGTCATTACCGCCGGGGTAGATGATGGGCACTTGGGGAGCGCCCTGGCTGCCATTTGGGAGCAGGTGGATCGTATTCGGCAAGAGAAACTCCCGGCAGAGGAAATGGATAAGGTGCGCGAATTCACCAAGGGCCGGTTGCTGCTGAGCATGGAAGATAGCTGGAACGTTGCAAGCTGGTACGGCAGCCAAGAGGTGCTGATGCACACGACGATTACGTTGGACGAAATGCTCGCTATCATCGATGCCATTACGGCGGATGATGTCTTGCGTGTGGCGCAACGCATCTTCATTCCCGGTTGGGCTCACGTGGCGCTGGTAGGGCCGGGGCTTGATCGCGCAGCCATGGAAGACCTCGTGAGCTTGTGGAATTAGGTCGTGGCTTCAGTGGGCAGCCGGCAGTTACAGGCGCGGGGAGAGCAACCGAAATGGCGCAGCGGAGTGTATCCTAAGATGTGATGGACCTGCTAACCGAGATGCCCGTGCCGCAGTCCGTAGGTGCGTGAATTCTGGGATCCCAGAGAATCCGGTGAGCAAGGCTGACGAGATCGGGCGATCGGCACTGTGACACTGTTGGCCGGTGGTAAGCTCGCACCACTGCTGAGGAACATAGGAGCACATGAAACTAAGAGATTTCCTGCAATGGGGAGAACAGGCGCTAGCGCTGAATCACTTTGCGCTTGCGGAAGAGATAGCCCGCTATTTGCTCAAGCAGTCCCCGAGTAACCTGGCGGCGCGAACCCTGCTCGGGCAAGTCTACTTAGAAACCGATCAGCCTGCGCAGGCGGAAGAGCAGTTGCTTCAGGCGCTTGACATTGACCCGGAGAGTGCCCCCATTCTCATGAATTTCGCAGAAGTCTTGGAGTCTCTAGGGAGAGACAGCGAACGGCTCGTTGTGATCCGCCGCGCGTTTGAGAATGATCCCACCCGCACAGACGTGAAACAACGCATGCTGGTCCTCGGGCGCGAGGGTCACGGCGATTCGAACGGAAACGGGCTCTTGACCCGGGCCGGCCTCGCGCGCATTCACCTGCGCAGCGGGCTGCTGGAGCATGCAATTGCGGAGTTTCGGCGTCTATTGGAAGAGACCGAGATTCACTGGAGTGCGCAAGTCGCCTTGATGGAAGCGCATTGGCTCAATGGGGACAGGCAGGCGGCCAGTAGACTCGCCGACGAGATCGTCCGTGAGCATCCAAACTGTCTAAAGGCGATCTTGTTGTCGGCTGACGTACGGGCGCACATGGGTCTCATCGATCAAGCGCGGCAACTCTTGGAGCGATCCCGCCAGATAGACCCGGATTTCGCGCTGGCGCGCGCACTCTACCCCGCAAATGGCCCTTCACGCTTACCCTTGCCGAGCGACGATGCCGAAATTGAAGTGCCGATTGACTTCCTGCAACGAATCGAAGCAACGCTGGCTGCCAAGAAAGAATCGGAAGCGCCTGACGCACGCAAACGTGCAGCGGCCCGCCTAAGCGCGCGCGCCGCTGCAGAAGCGCAAGAAGGTCAAAAGCGAATCCTAGTAACGCCGGCCCAAAGCACCGAAACCGAGAAGGAAGAAACGGCAGTAGCGGAACCAGCGACGACGTCGGGGACTGCTCCTGACGATGGTGATCGCGGGGAGAGTTCTGAGACCTGGGAGACTCTGCTGCACAGACTGGAGCGGGAAGGTGCCCAGATGGATGAGGCCACGCTCAGTGCTTTGGCACAAGAACTTGAGGCGATTGCGGCCTCCTCCCCCAATAAGCTGCAGGCGTGGCAGCGGCTCGGGGACGTCTATCAGGGCATCGAACAGACCGACCGCGCCATGCGGGCCTACATGCGCGCGTTGGACAGTAGCCGAGTTCCGTAGCCATAGCGCGACTGTACTGATGTGGTGTTCTTCACACATGTGCGTGGCTTGATCCATACTCCCGCTGCACTGATTGCGATGCATGGCAGCAAGAGAGTTACACGCTAGCGCAGCGGTTGGACACCGACGCATCAAAATTTGCATCTCACAAGTCGGAGGTAGGTCACATGAAAAGAACCCTATTGCTCTTGGGAGCGGTGATTGCGGCCCTTGCTGGGGCATTGCTTGTCGGCATATTCGCGTTGTTTTCTTTTGCCGGCGTTACCCAGGAAACGATGTTCTTGGGAGCTGCTTCTCAACACGCCGAAGAATCCATGGCTCCTGCGGATAGCGAAGCAGCGGAACGGCAAGAAATGGCACCGGCGGCAGAGGCTGCGCCTCAAGTGGCAAGTAGCTCACAGAAGCTTGCAATGGCTGCCCCGGTTTCGGTCGCGAGTTTTGCCACCGATGCCAAGGTTATTCGCAATGGCGCCCTTACCCTCGTTGTGGGCAATCCCGCAACTGCCGTAAACGAAGTCGAGCGGATACTTGCAGGGATTCCGGGAGCGTTTATTGCCACTGCTGAAGTACGGCAGGCCGGGGACCTGCAGCCGACCTCGCTGACGTTGCGGGTGCCGGCTGAAGCCTTCGACCAGGCCATGGCTGCCTTGCGGGCACTTGCCCAGGAAGTTCTGGCCGAGCAAACCGCTGCCCGCGACGTTACTGAAGAATACACTGACCTCGATGCGCGTCTCCGCAACCTGCAGGCCGCTGAAACACAGCTCCTTACGCTGGTGGAACAGGCCGACACGGTAGACGACTTGCTGAAGGTTGAAAAACGTCTGGCGGAGGTGCGGGGAGAGATCGAGCTACTCCAGGGACGCTTCAATGTCCTCGAAAACCGCATAGCACTTGCGACAATCATTGTATTGCTCCATGCGCCACCGGACACTTCCGTAACACTTGCCGCTCAAGATCTTCCCGCCGCCCACGCCATTACCACTTTTGCTCTGACTTATCGCAATGACGGAAGTGTCTCGGCACGTGACGGAATCTTGGTGCTGCGCGTACCGGAACTCCTAAGCATGATCGATGTAGGCCAGGGGGGCATTTACCTTCCGCTCGCCCGTGAGATCCGTTGGAATCTCTCCGACGTCGCAGCCGGCTCCGTGAATACAGTTTTTGCTCGCATGCGCGTGGAGTCTACAGAAAACGACATACTGCTGCAGGCTCACATCCAATCGGCAAGCGCTGAGGCGAATAACGCAAACAATACAGCCAACTTAACACTGTCATTCGCACCGGACCTCACGTTGCAGGTCGAAGGCCCGGCTGCTGGCGCCCAGGGGAGCGACCTACCCATCTGGATTTACTTTACGAATGCCGGTACCGGTGATGCCACCGATGTCACTGTTCGGACGACACTGCCGCCAGGTTTGACCTTCGTCCGAGCGGATTCTGGAGGCAGCTTCGATCGTGATACAGGCACTGTGGAGTGGAAGCTCGGACTCCTACAAGCAGGCGCCAGCAATGAGGTCCTCATGCACGCTCGGGTAGACGTCGCGGAGGGTCGCTTGCAGATTCCCATTTCCATCGCTGCCGAGCAAGTTGATGCCGTTGCATTCAACAACCGGGCCGAAATGATCCTTACGGCGTTGCGAGAGGATGTCTCTACGCGATCCGTGTGGCAGCCCGGGCAGACCGTTGAATCAAGCATTGCCGCACTCATCGTCGTGGCTCAGGCTGCGGTCAACGTGTCGATTTGGGTGCTCGTATTCGGCATACCATTGGTAATCGTCGGTTTGCTTGGTCTCGGTATGTGGTCAGGCATTCGCCGCATGCGACGCAAGCGGGGAGGATAAGCTCAACGCTATGTTGGCGAGTCGAAGCCGCGAGCGACTTCCTCTTTGTGGCACAAGACATCGATCTTGCTGACATTTCGCGTCGTGGGACATTGCTTGAACTGAACCCCAAACTTACAGACCGAGGTTTCTGGTGCGCACTTGGAGGCAATGCCAAACTCAGCCGGCGACACGGAACGTCGCCGTAGACTCAGTGCTCCTAGAGAGTATTAAGTAAGCGAAATTGCTTCCGGCGCCCACCAATCGAGAGTGGCGTTAGACGGCTGCGTTACATAAAGCTTCAAGCCCGCTGCCTAAGAGAAAGCGAGCAGTTCGCCGTGGACAATTCGGCACGTCAAAGTTCGATTGATGGCGGGGCGTAAGCTGATGCAAGATTCGGGTCTGTACCACTGGCGGAACGCCGCGCCAGTGCAAGATTGCCGCGAGGTTTGTCAGTCTCAAGTGCTCTGCCATAAATGAACTCGTCTGTCTCCACCGACGCGATCCTGGCTCGTGCCGCGGTGGTGTTGCTGCTCGGCAACGTGCTTAGCCGCATTCTTGGGTTGGTTCGCGAACAGATAGTTGCCTACCTTTTCGGTGCAAGTGCTGCCACTGATTCGTTTGTGGCGGCGTCCCAAGTGCCGACGATGGTCTACGACCTCTTACTTGGTGGCGCCGTTACCGCGGTCCTGGTCCCCGTATTTGCCGACTACGCGAAAAACAACCGCGAGCTGTCGGCTCTGTTCGGTGCCATGCTCGCATTGGCGGGCATCGTTCTCGGTATTTCAGTCGTTGTGCTCGTCCTGCTGGCTGAGCCGCTCGTCCGCATATTGGTTCCTGGTTTTTCTCCTGAATCTCTCGAGCAGACGGTCAGTCTGACGCGGCTCGCATCTCCTGCCGTTGCCTTTCTTGGTCTGTCGGGTGTCGTCAATGCTGCGCTCTACGCTGGGCACAGACCCTACTATCCCGCCTTTTGTGCGGCGGTCTACAACCTTGGCATCATCCTTATGGCGTTGCTATTCGTTAGCCGCTTTGGGGTTGTGAGTCTTGTCATCGGCGTATTGGTGGGATCTGCGGGGCAGTTGGTACTTCAGGCTCCTGGACTGTGGCGCATGGGGATTCGTCCGCGTGCCGTGCTCAGTCATCCGGGCGTACGCCAAATCCTGAGACTCTATGCGCCGGTATTTGCGGGGCTTATCATCACGCAACTCG
Coding sequences:
- the efp gene encoding elongation factor P, yielding MIETGNLRRGVVIEYEDTIYRLEDVKHIKMGRGGAVVRLKLRHVQEGHIIDRTCDAGARFRRIRLEQRPAQFLYRDGDVFHFMDTESYDEILVDGALLGNAENFLKDGASIELEMHGERVLDATLPPSVELDVADTAPGFKGDTAAGGTKPATVETGLVVNVPLFVNVGETIRVDTRTSSYIERVRSS
- a CDS encoding Xaa-Pro peptidase family protein, with protein sequence MNSPPSSTAKRLQRVRDWLSESETDALLVSNDYNRRYVSGFTGSSGWLLISATDALLITDSRYTEQAGKQAQDFTVAPQSGQIAPLLMDLSKQHGIGRLAFESEHVSVATHDAYREAFAGEVELIGYQGSIEKLRVSKEPDEVAALQRAITIADEALAELLTWLHPGVTEQDVAWRLEILMREAGAEGLSFPSIVAAGPNGAMPHHRPGNDVIPRDTFVVMDFGCVADGYCSDMTRTVVLGTPSPEMQAIYRIVFKAQEQAAAHVRAGMTGVEADALAREIIVGAGHGDHFGHGLGHGVGLEIHEAPRLSPLAGDTPLPEGAVVSIEPGIYLPGVGGVRIEDLVLLRKDGAETLTGSPKMTFS
- a CDS encoding stage II sporulation protein M, whose product is MLKRQRLRWLGTAVCDSHGAPRDANSRFTLIRVYAQDIPALLEYNRWLMLFTAGFFFVGIVAGAALGQLYPLATESLLRVYAEQVERLGDIESISTAAILGNNLRILLLSPILATLTFGLYPLIVVTLPGVLLGMLAVQVDFAGPFQLLIGLVLVLPHGVFEIPAIMIGSALSLRLAWSFLRPVPSLSFFESVAWAAINVIKGYVFLVIPLIVIAAWVEVNVTGQIARWLIGLSAIITIPQP
- the tatA gene encoding twin-arginine translocase TatA/TatE family subunit, with protein sequence MLGTFGWTELLIILVIIVILFGGSRIAGLGGSLGNSIREFRTAMKEEDEPSESDDEKKATDSAESKKEDDEKKEDSDQAASSEGESKKS
- a CDS encoding S41 family peptidase, whose protein sequence is MKRKHFLAIVLSFSLVVTVGSGAFAAGFAAGGKGGPLQPLAAVLSGVLPGVLPASPPVGQDEQWELFLQVWEIVSQEFYKQPIDQDAMMRGAIRGMLDTLGDPHTTLLDPSVSQRAREQTRQKFQGIGARIDERDGQILIHSVFNDSPAQNAGLKSGDIIVAVDGTLIEGDTVEHTALRIRGQAGTDVVLTIKRGDDEPFDVTITRAEVVIPSLTTETLSGNVGYIRLWSFGALTADELHTTLESLIDDEAPGLILDLRDNPGGLLGTAIRVTSEFLDRGTVVLYEEQAQQQRPYRVRSSGVARNIPLVVLVNERSASASEIVAGALSHYGRAVIIGERTYGKGTVQLPHDLSDGSQLRVTIARWLTPGRESISEVGIAPDIEIEADIMDSLEEDAAVQRALKELAQIASLPNVA
- a CDS encoding pitrilysin family protein; this encodes MKEQALRRRTLPNGLRVVVLPMPHTRAATVSLFCGAGSRYEPYDLMGLSHFLEHMLFKGTLRRPDPQEIAEAIERTGGLLNASTGREATVFWAKVASQHLPIAFDILADIALNPALNPDDVERERGVILEELELYQDTPTDWVHVLMSRLLWPGHPLGEDIGGRPESIMNITRDDLSKHVEDFYRANNMVLVVAGGVDADDAFAHAEQAFGGLRKGTGPAWLPAVATQPVDRVITQAEDHSHVQLCIGGKGLSHADPDRHALELLNAALGDGLSSRLAVEVRERLGLAYDIFTYAEQYFDTGAFVITAGVDDGHLGSALAAIWEQVDRIRQEKLPAEEMDKVREFTKGRLLLSMEDSWNVASWYGSQEVLMHTTITLDEMLAIIDAITADDVLRVAQRIFIPGWAHVALVGPGLDRAAMEDLVSLWN
- a CDS encoding tetratricopeptide repeat protein — protein: MKLRDFLQWGEQALALNHFALAEEIARYLLKQSPSNLAARTLLGQVYLETDQPAQAEEQLLQALDIDPESAPILMNFAEVLESLGRDSERLVVIRRAFENDPTRTDVKQRMLVLGREGHGDSNGNGLLTRAGLARIHLRSGLLEHAIAEFRRLLEETEIHWSAQVALMEAHWLNGDRQAASRLADEIVREHPNCLKAILLSADVRAHMGLIDQARQLLERSRQIDPDFALARALYPANGPSRLPLPSDDAEIEVPIDFLQRIEATLAAKKESEAPDARKRAAARLSARAAAEAQEGQKRILVTPAQSTETEKEETAVAEPATTSGTAPDDGDRGESSETWETLLHRLEREGAQMDEATLSALAQELEAIAASSPNKLQAWQRLGDVYQGIEQTDRAMRAYMRALDSSRVP
- a CDS encoding DUF4349 domain-containing protein encodes the protein MKRTLLLLGAVIAALAGALLVGIFALFSFAGVTQETMFLGAASQHAEESMAPADSEAAERQEMAPAAEAAPQVASSSQKLAMAAPVSVASFATDAKVIRNGALTLVVGNPATAVNEVERILAGIPGAFIATAEVRQAGDLQPTSLTLRVPAEAFDQAMAALRALAQEVLAEQTAARDVTEEYTDLDARLRNLQAAETQLLTLVEQADTVDDLLKVEKRLAEVRGEIELLQGRFNVLENRIALATIIVLLHAPPDTSVTLAAQDLPAAHAITTFALTYRNDGSVSARDGILVLRVPELLSMIDVGQGGIYLPLAREIRWNLSDVAAGSVNTVFARMRVESTENDILLQAHIQSASAEANNANNTANLTLSFAPDLTLQVEGPAAGAQGSDLPIWIYFTNAGTGDATDVTVRTTLPPGLTFVRADSGGSFDRDTGTVEWKLGLLQAGASNEVLMHARVDVAEGRLQIPISIAAEQVDAVAFNNRAEMILTALREDVSTRSVWQPGQTVESSIAALIVVAQAAVNVSIWVLVFGIPLVIVGLLGLGMWSGIRRMRRKRGG